Proteins from one Tetrapisispora phaffii CBS 4417 chromosome 8, complete genome genomic window:
- the GGA1 gene encoding ubiquitin-binding protein (similar to Saccharomyces cerevisiae GGA1 (YDR358W) and GGA2 (YHR108W); ancestral locus Anc_5.416) codes for MSAIYLTDAPVRRQHTSGNPLLRKIQRACRISLTEPDLALNLDVADYINEKQGATSRDAIITIARLINTRDTHTAVFAIALLDVLVKNCGYPVHLQISRKEFLNELVKRFPEHPPLRYSKVQRLILTAIEEWYQTLCKHASYKDDLGFIRDMHRLLKYKGYVFPKLDESQLSVLKPNNNLKTASEIQKEQEIAQAAKLEELIRRGKPEDLKEANKLMKIMAGFKEDNVVEAKQAVVHELNKLKRKADLLNEMLNSGDLDLNNETIQELYGSLKSAQPKFQKIIEEEQDEDNGLVQDLLKFNDNVNQILEKFTLLKSGDSQGASQINPENLSTAIQMNQGGALANEINLLDFDDNTESSSPAPESMTTNTQPVDPLTDLLGDLNDLNITTPAASTPNFGLGGDISLGSAQPTSAVTNSTAAQSDAFDLLGDFSSSIPPTSAQTQSRVLVNQSENVKFEFEVVRENQNSLKIKSFFSNLSSSPLTEVAVLLAAPKTMSLRLNPQSSSTLRSFINDGITQSIWIDNAQANAPKPVKLKWKVSYKINGSPVEETAVFTLPNI; via the coding sequence ATGTCGgctatatatttaacagATGCTCCAGTGAGGAGACAACATACATCTGGTAATCCGTTATTGAGAAAGATTCAACGTGCTTGTAGAATCTCTCTTACAGAACCGGATTTAGCTTTAAATCTTGACGTTGCAgattatattaatgaaaaacaaGGTGCTACTTCAAGAGATGCTATAATTACAATTGCTAGATTAATCAACACCAGAGATACACACACTGCGGTGTTTGCGATTGCATTGTTGGACGTTTTAGTCAAAAATTGTGGTTATCCAGTACATTTACAAATTTCTAGGAAAGAGTTCTTGAATGAATTAGTTAAAAGATTCCCAGAACATCCACCTTTACGTTATTCAAAAGTACAAAGACTGATTTTAACTGCTATTGAAGAATGGTATCAAACTCTATGCAAGCATGCATCCTATAAGGATGATCTAGGTTTCATCAGAGATATGCATAGgctattaaaatataaaggtTACGTATTTCCAAAATTAGATGAATCTCAATTATCTGTTTTAAaaccaaataataatttaaagaCAGCAAGTGAGATTCAGAAAGAGCAAGAGATTGCACAAGCTGCCAAACTAGAAGAATTGATCAGACGTGGTAAACCTGAAGATTTAAAGGAagcaaataaattaatgaaaattatgGCAGGTTTTAAGGAAGATAATGTTGTTGAAGCCAAGCAAGCTGTTGTTCATGAATTAAACAAGTTAAAACGTAAAgctgatttattaaatgaaatgttGAACTCTGGGGATTTAGATTTGAACAATGAAACTATACAGGAATTATACGGCTCTTTAAAGTCCGCTCAACctaaatttcaaaaaatcattgaagaagaacaagatgaagataatgGATTAGTTCAAGATTTGTTAAAATTCAATGATAATGTTAACCAAATCCTGGAAAAATTCACATTATTAAAGTCCGGTGACTCTCAAGGAGCATCTCAAATTAATCCCGAAAATTTATCTACTGCTATTCAAATGAATCAGGGCGGTGCTTTGgcaaatgaaattaatttattggattttgatgataataCCGAATCTTCTTCGCCTGCTCCAGAATCTATGACTACAAACACTCAACCAGTGGATCCTTTAACGGATCTGCTAGGTGATCTAAATGacttaaatataacaaCACCTGCAGCAAGTACACCGAACTTTGGTTTAGGTGGTGATATATCATTAGGCAGTGCTCAACCAACTTCTGCAGTCACTAACTCCACCGCTGCTCAAAGCGATGCATTCGATTTATTAGGTGATTTTTCATCTTCGATTCCTCCAACTTCCGCTCAAACTCAATCAAGAGTGCTAGTTAATCAATCTGAGAATGTTAAGTTTGAATTCGAAGTTGTAAGAGAAAATCAAAACTCATTGAAGATCAagtcatttttttctaatttaaGTTCTTCTCCACTTACCGAAGTTGCTGTTCTGTTAGCTGCCCCAAAAACAATGAGTTTAAGGTTAAACCCACAATCATCCAGCACTTTACGGAGCTTTATAAATGATGGTATTACTCAAAGCATTTGGATTGACAATGCCCAAGCTAATGCACCAAAACCTGTAAAATTGAAATGGAAAGTTtcatataaaattaatggTTCTCCTGTAGAAGAAACTGCCGTTTTCACTTTGCCAAACATTTAG
- the EAF1 gene encoding Eaf1p (similar to Saccharomyces cerevisiae EAF1 (YDR359C); ancestral locus Anc_5.417) produces MPSDYNSGSTTRNSSNKSLSTAVADVSSEMLSSRTNVTKSSIDNSDSDTPEGQSLNKLLRQRTNNLIELYCISRLHDLLNINDEDKFKEDLKEFLDTNDYNKNGPFNNDNIPNFSQLIPITSLSSATSQSSSSSSSPPYNESITNNNVIVNEKRGKNIRQNKVSNAFKTYKDQSTLIPSTSGDSNAKKRSIDESNNDLIHEQNEEDNYKKTKLQGTTNSSSYVISSTGEIQQTTKIVTNPDDNKIIQNKEKMEGARKRNLYLMSGSSHLQPSSTLDHGIPREYTTVSSVKAEPTPVTITPKSYSNNMLFEMKSKHNESVDFFDKNNINSNESIYLLMKENVPSKIPQALPLAELKYLAHTLPLIKLLPMSHKALTTDIISSALNEGRITVVASRIEELRRLGLWSLRQPKKFIDPWGNQVTHNRVMLEEAKWMYENFKEDKYYKMAMCATVAQAISDYWNYGKRCCVKVQPIQHLPSVRIEKEEIKELSKCDDNTNVAKDEFIKGDHGNDNTITEKDTKENNHRGEINNNESEITDEISRSLEIETKENIIVTPTSINDNLEDAVANEHNKSKLDGIQKEKIQLNEEPESKSLELDLKTTENAPELLSDIDSAVPDIISDESTNTIAIESNPQAIFNPEVELDTLSKGDQDEKEIEEQFTYSPFKLFLQYNELSSLEQTIVQAASPYSGLLESASQLPDQMSFVQISKSLVTLDDDHYFKIVERQLVDEEQSLVQLSKRRGIFYGNRRSHYLKPPAAPSLKYLTSRTPTIWLPEDDEELVKNINAYAYNWELIAAHMFPHPRDSYISNIERRTPWQCFERFVQLNEKFNFNDLKGPKAHMAQQWLIEAHKFQQKQNRRISPLGVGTESIQRGHKRLRWASMFDAIRKCIKKRENSPRPNPTQQRKPLDIKSMKVPTPAEMSNLKLQRDEALRRDIQMRRNVKSRLQQQQQQQQQHQQGQQLQQQQQQQHLQQKQIPLATQQVQTSNSEPLNNFTNNIIPNNSSNVNVVNHISQNSQNFLPQQSNILAEGVKATPQQSMPSSNQVSSAHTTGRKQFTEKEIIETYARKILQQKPEITPEMAIRAAHNYLKNFKQQQLRLHQAQQLQTQTLQNEQANQAMNSGNQGGTGQISVNNMNNLRLSLDSGLSPSSQLKQLSSNMNNNNGFNLPETPNIHLNNGNFTSSSSNNQSMNSPTPQEILQRLQK; encoded by the coding sequence ATGCCAAGTGATTACAATTCTGGATCAACTACTAGAAACAGTTCAAATAAGTCGCTGTCCACAGCTGTAGCCGATGTTTCATCGGAGATGCTGTCATCAAGGACTAATGTTACTAAATCAAGTATCGATAATAGCGATTCAGATACTCCTGAGGGTCAAAGTTTAAACAAGTTACTTCGACAAAgaacaaataatttgattgaGTTATATTGTATTTCCCGATTGCACGATCTACTCAATATcaatgatgaagataagTTTAAAGAAGATTTGAAAGAATTCTTAGATACAaatgattataataaaaatggtCCATTTaacaatgataatattcCAAACTTTAGTCAACTGATACCCATTACATCGTTATCATCGGCAACATCACAAAGTTCGAGTTCTAGTTCTTCACCACCATACAATGAAAGTATAACGAACAACAATGTAATTGTAAATGAAAAGAGGGGTAAGAATATACGACAAAATAAAGTTAGTAACGCATTTAAAACATATAAGGACCAATCAACCTTGATACCAAGCACCAGTGGCGATTCTAATGCTAAAAAAAGGTCAATAGACGAATCAAATAATGACCTAATACACGAGCAGAACGAGGAGGATAACTATAAGAAGACCAAACTACAGGGTACTAcaaattcatcatcataTGTTATTTCGAGTACAGGAGAAATTCAACAAACTACCAAGATTGTCACAAATCcagatgataataaaatcattcagaataaagaaaaaatggaGGGAGCAAGAAAACGTAATCTGTATTTAATGAGTGGTTCTTCTCATTTACAACCATCTAGCACTTTAGATCATGGAATACCGAGAGAGTATACTACTGTAAGTTCAGTAAAAGCTGAACCAACTCCTGTAACGATAACACCAAAATCATATTCAAACAACATGTTATTTGAGATGAAATCAAAACACAATGAGTCAGTAGATTTCTTtgacaaaaataatatcaatagtAATGAATCAAtctatttattaatgaaagaaaatgtTCCTTCCAAAATTCCACAAGCTCTGCCTCTTGCAGAATTGAAATACTTGGCGCATACTTTGCCGTTAATCAAGTTACTGCCAATGTCCCATAAAGCATTGACAACTGATATAATCAGCAGTGCATTGAATGAAGGTAGAATAACAGTAGTGGCATCGAGAATAGAAGAGCTTCGGAGACTTGGTTTATGGTCGCTGAGACAACCGAAAAAATTTATAGACCCTTGGGGAAATCAAGTTACTCATAACAGAGTAATGTTAGAAGAAGCAAAATGGATGTatgaaaatttcaaagaagataaatattataaaatggCTATGTGTGCTACAGTTGCTCAAGCAATTTCTGATTACTGGAATTATGGAAAAAGATGTTGCGTTAAAGTACAACCAATTCAACACCTACCATCTGTTAGaatagaaaaagaagaaatcaaaGAACTTTCAAAGTGTGATGACAATACTAATGTTGCAAAGgatgaatttattaaaggGGATCATGGAAACGACAATACTATTACCGAGAAAgatacaaaagaaaataatcatAGAGGTgaaataaacaataatgaaagTGAAATAACTGATGAGATATCACGATCACTTGAAATTGAAACCAAGGAAAATATAATCGTAACACCAACATCAATAAATGACAATTTAGAAGATGCCGTTGCTAATGAACacaataaatcaaaattagaCGGTATTCAGAAGGAGAAAATACAATTGAATGAAGAACCAGAAAGTAAGTCTTTAGAATTGGATTTGAAAACAACGGAAAATGCCCCAGAGCTGTTATCAGACATAGATTCTGCTGTCCCTGACATAATTTCTGATGAATCCACAAATACTATTGCAATTGAATCTAATCCTCAAGCCATTTTTAACCCAGAGGTAGAACTTGATACTTTATCGAAAGGTGATCAAgatgaaaaagaaattgaagaacaaTTTACTTACTCTCCATTTAAACtatttttacaatataatgaattatcCTCTTTGGAACAAACCATTGTACAAGCAGCATCACCGTACTCCGGTTTACTTGAATCTGCCAGTCAGTTACCTGATCAAATGTCCTTTGTTCAAATATCCAAATCTTTGGTAACATTAGACGATGATCATTATTTTAAGATAGTGGAGCGCCAACTAGTAGATGAAGAACAGTCTTTAGTTCAGTTAAGCAAAAGACGTGGCATTTTCTATGGAAACAGGCGAAGTCACTATTTAAAACCGCCTGCTGCGCCATCTTTAAAATACTTAACAAGTAGGACACCAACTATTTGGCTAccagaagatgatgaagaattagtgaaaaatataaacgCTTATGCTTATAACTGGGAGTTGATTGCTGCACATATGTTTCCACATCCTAGAGATTCTTACATTTCGAATATTGAAAGGAGAACTCCATGGCAATGTTTTGAAAGATTCGttcaattaaatgaaaagtttAACTTTAATGATCTAAAAGGTCCTAAGGCCCACATGGCACAACAGTGGCTGATCGAAGCCCATAAGTTCCAACAGAAACAGAATAGAAGAATCTCTCCTTTGGGAGTTGGAACAGAATCAATCCAAAGAGGTCATAAAAGATTACGTTGGGCAAGTATGTTTGACGCAATTAGAAAATGCATAaagaaaagagaaaataGCCCAAGGCCCAATCCAACCCAACAAAGGAAGCCTTTAGATATTAAAAGCATGAAAGTACCAACTCCAGCTGAAATGTCAAATTTGAAGTTACAAAGAGATGAAGCCTTACGTAGAGATATACAAATGCGCCGTAATGTAAAAAGCAGACttcaacaacagcaacagcaacagcagcaaCATCAACAAGGACAGCAACtacagcaacaacaacaacaacaacaccTACAACAAAAGCAAATTCCATTAGCAACTCAACAAGTTCAAACTTCAAATTCGGAGCCTCTAAACAACTTCACCAATAATATTATCCCAAATAACTCCTCTAATGTTAATGTTGTTAATCATATTTCACAAAATAGTCAAAATTTTTTGCCACAGCAGTCCAATATTTTAGCTGAAGGTGTGAAAGCCACACCTCAACAGAGTATGCCATCTTCGAACCAGGTTTCTTCTGCTCATACCACGGGTCGAAAGCAGTTTACAGAGAAGGAAATAATTGAAACATATGCAAGAAAAATTTTGCAACAAAAACCAGAAATAACACCAGAAATGGCTATAAGAGCTGCCcataattatttgaaaaacttCAAACAACAACAGTTACGTTTACATCAAGCACAGCAATTACAAACGCAAACTTTACAGAATGAGCAGGCTAACCAAGCAATGAATTCAGGTAATCAAGGAGGAACTGGTCAGATATCAgtaaataatatgaataatcTAAGATTAAGCCTAGACTCTGGCCTATCTCCAAGCTCTCAACTGAAACAGTTGTCTTCcaatatgaataataataatggttTCAACTTACCAGAAACCCCAAATATTCATCTCAATAACGGTAATTTCACAAGCAGCTCGTCTAATAACCAATCAATGAACTCTCCAACTCCACAAGAAATTTTACAAAGATTACAGAAGTGa
- the BCP1 gene encoding protein-transporting protein BCP1 (similar to Saccharomyces cerevisiae BCP1 (YDR361C); ancestral locus Anc_5.418): MVQAIKLSELTNRKRPAGDGANADSESDIDISSTDSENENENEEAGDEEIVNIDFDFFNGNIDVDFHAMKNLMRQLLGPQESNKVQLSALADLILNSPTTTIKTDGPESDPYCFLSFIDYKENRDSDWSKYLQNLDIRLKTFLKTIDSSNKKCALVASERLINMPPEVITPLYRITLEDVQNSLGDGQHYDFYVILSRKYEVNVDADETTSDRNKKRVKSDEIEYYHEEDRFFEKYSQIHFDSESRKGIISTYIVINHENLLKAINEFETEVAKW, translated from the coding sequence ATGGTTCAAGCCATTAAATTGAGTGAATTAACTAACAGGAAGAGACCTGCCGGTGATGGTGCTAATGCTGACTCCGAATCAGATATTGATATCAGCAGCACAGATTCAGagaatgaaaatgaaaatgagGAAGCTGGAGATGAAGAGATTGTCAATATAGATTTCGACTTCTTTAATGGCAATATCGACGTAGATTTCCATGCTATGAAAAATCTAATGCGTCAGTTACTAGGTCCCCAAGAAAGTAACAAGGTCCAATTGAGCGCATTGGCTGATTTGATTCTAAATTCTCCAACCACTACAATCAAAACTGACGGCCCAGAATCTGATCCATACTGTTTCTTATCATTTATCGATTACAAAGAGAACCGTGATAGTGATTGgtcaaaatatttacaaaatctTGACATCAGATTAAAAACTTTCTTAAAGACCATCGATAGTAGCAACAAAAAATGTGCTTTAGTAGCCAGTGAACGTTTAATCAACATGCCCCCTGAGGTTATCACTCCATTATACAGAATTACCCTCGAAGATGTGCAAAACAGCCTAGGAGATGGACAACATTATGATTTTTACGTTATTCTAAGTAGAAAGTACGAAGTTAATGTAGATGCAGATGAAACTACAAGTGATAGAAATAAGAAGAGAGTGAAGTCTGACGAAATCGAATATTACCATGAGGAAGATAgattctttgaaaaatacaGTCAAATACATTTTGACTCAGAATCTAGAAAAGGTATAATCAGCACATATATAGTGATCAATCATGAGAACCTATTAAAGGCtatcaatgaatttgaaacaGAAGTTGCAAAATGGTAA
- the UBA4 gene encoding Uba4p (similar to Saccharomyces cerevisiae UBA4 (YHR111W); ancestral locus Anc_5.421): MEQLRKEIENLREENAKLRSQLSESKVNNESLSLTEYQRYGRQMIVEESGGLRGQLELKSTRIVVVGAGGLGCPSLQYLVGAGVGHIGIVDNDTVEASNLHRQTLHDTSRVGTLKCESAKQKLNLLNPFVDIKTYPVRLTSENAFEIFDGYNYVLDCTDSPATRYLVNDVAVSLGITVISASGVGTEGQLCILNFKNQGPCYRCFYPTPPPPNSVSSCSEGGVIGPCIGLVGVMMAIETLKLIYGVYTIENFKPFLMSYSGFPQQSLRVFKMRGKQTTCKCCGSDPKITKETIESGEINYTEFCGQRNYNVCSADERITVKQYHSEYIESLEKDHILIDVRPSHHYDISHFQHSINIPLKELKNMHGSLDKLKERIPQLQENTNLVVLCRFGNDSQLATRIFKDEFKIKSVKDVKGGFFKYIDNINQDIPKY, from the coding sequence atggAACAGCTACGCAAGGAGATAGAAAACCTTAGAGAGGAAAACGCTAAATTACGCTCTCAGTTGAGTGAATCAAAAGTCAATAATGAGTCTTTGTCCCTTACTGAGTATCAAAGATACGGTAGACAGATGATTGTTGAAGAGTCTGGTGGACTACGTGGTCAACTCGAATTAAAATCTACGAGGATTGTAGTTGTCGGTGCTGGTGGATTAGGATGTCCATCTTTACAATATTTGGTTGGCGCTGGTGTCGGTCATATTGGAATTGTTGATAACGACACTGTTGAGGCTTCAAATTTGCATAGACAGACTTTACACGACACAAGTAGAGTTGGCACGTTAAAATGTGAATCAGCTAAACAGAAATTGAACTTATTGAACCCCTTTGTGGACATTAAAACTTACCCAGTTAGGTTAACTTCTGAAAATgcatttgaaatatttgacGGTTATAATTACGTTTTGGATTGCACAGATTCACCAGCAACTAGGTATTTAGTCAATGATGTGGCTGTTTCTTTGGGTATCACTGTTATTTCAGCCTCTGGTGTTGGCACAGAAGGTCAATTGTGCAtcttaaattttaaaaatcaaGGCCCGTGTTATAGATGTTTCTATCCAACTCCACCTCCACCCAATTCTGTATCATCTTGTTCCGAAGGTGGTGTCATTGGGCCTTGTATTGGTTTAGTAGGTGTAATGATGGCTATTGAAACGTTGAAGTTGATATATGGAGtatatacaattgaaaatttcaaacCCTTTTTAATGTCATATTCTGGCTTCCCGCAGCAGTCATTAAGAGTTTTTAAAATGAGAGGTAAACAAACTACATGTAAATGTTGTGGGAGCGATCCAAAGATCACAAAAGAAACTATTGAATCTGGggaaataaattatacaGAGTTTTGTGGACAAAGAAACTACAATGTCTGCTCCGCTGATGAGCGTATAACAGTTAAACAATACCATAGCGAATATATTGAAAGCTTAGAAAAGGATCATATATTAATAGATGTTAGACCTAGCCATCATTATGATATATCCCATTTCCAACATTCTATAAATATTCCTTTAAAAGAGTTGAAGAATATGCATGGATCTCTcgataaattaaaagagaGGATTCCGCAACTTCAAGAAAATACTAATTTGGTAGTCTTGTGTCGTTTTGGAAATGATTCACAACTGGCCACACGTATCTTCAAAGAcgaatttaaaataaaaagtgTTAAAGATGTTAAGGGTGgcttttttaaatatattgataatataaatcaaGATATCCCAAAATATTAG
- the TFC6 gene encoding transcription factor TFIIIC subunit TFC6 (similar to Saccharomyces cerevisiae TFC6 (YDR362C); ancestral locus Anc_5.422) — protein sequence MSTRRTSRTTKAQKEGASDILSISSPVSDKPLISTSDITATAKRALRTKIKVDPSIDASIFEEQASENDDDDDFVIDNNDNGDTNGDDISFSEVEELVQKTPASKKRRITKNSIPTNKKPKSSINAMQNKNNRVVRGFKDLTSQRAKLGRLFGNNEEKLLTLAKAKEAFEGSAFSFPTENVQKGSKYYLDYKPLCSVQSDTSVEELTNIFGVSKNHTKYIQLTEPEMFEKFNYSKDKLGVIIGEVQHFLNVGDKLEFPVFNNNNRKGFVYNAGGLVTDMAWLTNENLDSSEQYLAVSISKIHKNPSDKRLMLFEKECHYSSIEIFKLHTISLKFDKVQTIIHNFGETWNLKWHEGFNEVSTSNDYIGLLGFCCQEGSVKLIEINRNENLIITELESPSFSFSIPEYLITSFDFLSPTAIVCGFNSGHLAEFVLSETDLPSYFIKVTESYIVNISVGYSKFENPVIATISIDGNMHIFDPKDIFSSKCTLNRFKGDISLPLTYLPNLYAFIYSDSGNSTKFITPKAQFPLQISSLDANVTSFGSSRLHPFILSAGSDGIIQIDNVARKIFDSLKKTNSHKTLRLWKWDYSKRDNLYKLNHHYEAKKMVSNEVFNCKLNPHGINITTVKWNENRAGCKFYAFANAAGFLTFEELE from the coding sequence ATGAGTACAAGAAGAACCAGCAGAACGACCAAGGCTCAAAAAGAAGGTGCTAGTGATATTCTATCAATCTCTAGTCCTGTGAGTGATAAACCATTGATTTCTACTTCTGATATCACAGCTACCGCTAAACGAGCATTAAGAACCAAGATAAAAGTAGACCCCAGCATAGATGCGAGTATATTCGAGGAGCAAGCATCTGAAAAcgatgatgacgatgacTTTGTTatagataataatgataatggaGATACAAATGGAGATGATATATCTTTCTCAGAGGTTGAGGAATTAGTTCAAAAAACACCAGCGTctaagaaaagaagaataacAAAGAACAGCATTCCAACCAACAAGAAACCTAAGAGTTCTATAAATGCCAtgcaaaataaaaataatcgTGTTGTCAGGGGATTTAAAGACCTAACATCTCAAAGGGCAAAACTTGGGAGACTTTTTGGTAACAATGAAGAAAAGCTATTAACACTAGCTAAAGCGAAGGAAGCATTTGAAGGTTCTGCATTTAGTTTTCCAACAGAGAATGTCCAGAAGGGTAGCAAGTACTACCTGGACTATAAACCATTATGTTCAGTACAATCGGACACCTCAGTCGAAGAATTGACTAATATTTTTGGGGTGTCTAAAAACCacacaaaatatatacaattgaCTGAACCTGAAatgtttgaaaaattcaactattcaaaagataaattagGTGTAATAATAGGTGAAGTACAACATTTTTTAAACGTTGGGGATAAATTAGAATTCCCTgtcttcaataataataatcgTAAAGGTTTTGTATATAATGCAGGTGGTTTAGTAACAGATATGGCATGGCTAACAAATGAAAACCTAGATTCATCAGAACAATACTTAGCGGTCAGTATAAGTAAAATACATAAAAACCCATCTGATAAACGTCTAATgttatttgaaaaagaatGCCATTATTCTTcgattgaaatttttaaattacaTACAATCTCACTGaaatttgataaagttCAAACAATAATACATAATTTTGGGGAAACATGGAACCTTAAATGGCACGAAGGCTTTAATGAAGTATCTACATCTAATGATTATATTGGATTATTAGGGTTTTGTTGTCAAGAAGGATCTGTCAAATTAATAGAAATTAATCGAAATGAAAATCTCATTATAACGGAACTGGAGTCTCCATCCTTTTCGTTTTCTATTCCCgaatatttaataacaaGTTTTGATTTCCTTTCGCCAACTGCAATAGTATGTGGATTTAATAGCGGGCATTTAGCAGAGTTTGTATTATCAGAAACTGATCTACCGTCTTATTTCATCAAAGTCACTGAATCgtatattgttaatatatCTGTCGGTTACTCGAAATTTGAAAATCCTGTTATTGCTacaatttcaattgatgGTAACATGCACATTTTCGATCCAAAAGACATCTTCTCAAGCAAGTGTACTCTAAATAGATTTAAAGGTGATATATCACTACCTTTAACATACCTTCCTAATCTTTATGCCTTTATTTATTCAGATTCAGGAAACAGCACGAAATTTATTACTCCTAAAGCACAATTTCCCCTTCAGATCTCTTCATTAGATGCTAATGTTACATCTTTCGGAAGTTCAAGACTTCATccttttattttatcagCTGGGTCAGATGGTATAATTCAAATCGACAATGTTGccagaaaaatatttgatagtTTGAAGAAAACTAATTCACACAAAACATTACGTTTATGGAAATGGGATTACAGTAAAAGAGATAACTTATATAAACTAAACCATCACTATGAGGCCAAAAAAATGGTTTCAAATGAAGTTTTCAATTGTAAACTTAATCCTCATGGTATTAATATTACTACAGTAAAGTGGAATGAAAATAGGGCCGGGTGTAAGTTTTATGCATTCGCCAATGCGGCAGGTTTTTTGacatttgaagaattagaataa